A window of Nicotiana tabacum cultivar K326 chromosome 24, ASM71507v2, whole genome shotgun sequence contains these coding sequences:
- the LOC107765351 gene encoding uncharacterized protein LOC107765351, whose translation MKNKVGFITGKCKKPNTDDTTYDQWARWDDMVTSWILNSLSKDLTDSLQYVGDAKKLWQELEDRYDQTNGANLYQLQKEINDLSQGALDITRHYTEIKRLWEKLNNLNAYAQCNCQCTCGAKANMHKVEHNRRLIQFLMGLNEVYTVVRGNIPMMNPLPSISQAFTILIQEEKHREVGPRNKLVMESLH comes from the coding sequence ATGAAAAACAAGGTTGGATTCATTACGGGAAAATGTAAGAAACCTAATACTGATGATACAACTTATGATCAGTGGGCTCGATGGGATGACATGGTCACATCGTGGATCCTAAACTCACTTTCAAAAGACCTAACTGATAGTCTACAATATGTCGGTGATGCCAAGAAATTATGGCAAGAACTAGAAGATAGATATGATCAAACTAATGGAGCAAATTTGTATCAATTGCAGAAGGAAATTAACGACCTTAGCCAAGGGGCTTTGGACATCACACGGCATTACACAGAAATAAAAAGACTTTGGGAGAAATTGAATAACCTGAATGCATATGCGCAGTGCAATTGTCAATGTACTTGTGGAGCAAAGGCTAACATGCACAAGGTTGAGCATAATCGAAGGTtgattcagttcctaatgggctTAAACGAAGTCTACACAGTAGTGAGAGGCAACATACCTATGATGAATCCACTACCCAGTATATCACAAGCCTTTACCATTCTCATTCAAGAAGAGAAGCATAGAGAAGTCGGGCCAAGAAACAAATTGGTTATGGAGTCTCTTCATTGA